The nucleotide window GGTGACCGATCAGCTGGTGGCCGTCAGCGTGCCGGTGCCCGCTCAGCGGTTCTATGGCCGCGAACAAGAGCTGACCCAGGCGCTGCTGGCCTGGGTGGACAAAGTCAACGCCTGGTTTAAAACCACGGCATGAGGAGGAGTTCCCATGACAGCAGCGTTGCGCGACAAGTTGGTTGGAGCCTGGGAGCTGGTGTCTTATGTGGAGCGCGAAGGCCCCGATGGGCCGATCCGCTACCCGCACGGCGAAGATGCCCAGGGCCTGATCATGTACACCCCCGACGGCTACATGTCGGCGCAGATCCAGTCATCCGGACGGCCCGACTACGACCGCCCGGTTGCCAGCGGGGGCACCCCCGAGCAGGCCGCCGCTGCCGCGCTGGGATACCTGGCCTACAGCGGACGTTATTTCGTCGATGAGGCGACCGGCGATATCCGGCATGAGGCGAAACTGTCCCTGATACCCAACTACCTGGGCCGGTTGCATCTGCGGCATAGCGACCTCGACGGCGATCGGTTGACCCTGTCGTCCGAGTTGGCCCTGCCCGACGGGCGCACGGTGTGCTCGTCGCTGGTGTGGGCGCGGGCCGGGCGCGTCGGGCAGGTCGGCTAGGCCTTTGGCGAGCTTGGCCCGGGGCTGAGGTAGGCTTTCGACCTGCCGTCGGTGGACTCATCGGTGGCACCGGGCTGTGGCGCAGTTTGGTAGCGCACTTGACTGGGGGTCAAGTGGTCGCAGGTTCAAATCCTGTCAGCCCGACAGAGGTCAGAGGCGGTTTCCGAGGCGGTTTCGGAGAAATCCGGAGCCGCTTTGTTCTGCGCTGTTCGAACCGCCCCCGTGTGTGCGATGTGTGCGATTCCGGCTCATGCTTGACATTGTGGTTCCGGTTGGTGCTTGACGGTTCTGGGACGCGGTTTCGGTAGGTCCGCGACAACGGTTCCGGTAGGTGCTTTACACCCGGTTGGTTGCGGCTGGTGGGTTATGGCTTCTTTCGTGGTCGTGTGTGGACTGCGGAAGGGGCCGGCATGTTGCGGGAGTTGCGGGTGTCCGAGATGCGTTATCGGGCGGTGCTTGAGGTCTTGGATGGGGCTGTGATCAGCGCTGTTGCCCGCCGCTATGGGGTGTCGCGGCAGACGGTGCACACCTGGCTGCGGCGGTATGCGCGCGATGGGGCGGTGCTGAATCTGAAGGATCGGTCGTCGCGTCCGCATGGGTGTCCGCATCAGATGGCGGCCGCGGTGGAGGCACGGGTGTTGGTTTTACGTGACGCCCATCCGCGTTGGGGTCCTACCCGCATCGTCTACGAGCTCGGTCGCGAGGGTGTGGCGCCGGTACCAGGGCGCTCGAGTGTGTATCGGGCGTTGGTACGCAACGGGCGCATTGACCCGGCCAAGCGTCGTCGGCGGCGTGGTGATTACAAGCGGTGGGAGCGGGGCCGACCGATGGAGTTGTGGCAGATGGACGTGGTGGGCGGGGTCCATCTGCGTGACGGGGTGGAGGTAAAGGTGGTGACCGGTATCGATGACAACTCCCGGTTTGTGGTGTCGGCGAAGGTTGTCGCGCGCGCCACGGCGCAGCCGGTCTGTGAGGCGCTGCTGGGTGCCCTGGCCCGCCATGGTGTACCCGAGCAGATTTTGACCGACAACGGGAAGGTGTTCACGGGGCGGTTCGGCCCGGGCGGTTCGTCGTCGGAGGTGTTGTTTGATCGGGTCTGCGTGGAGAACGGGATCCGGCATGTGTTGACCGCGCCGCGCTCGCCCACCACAACGGGAAAGGTTGAGCGCCTTCATAAGACGATGCGTGGGGAATTCTTCACCGACGCCGATCGGGTGTTCGCCACCATCGCCGAGCTGCAGGCAGCCTTGGATCGGTGGGTGGGCTATTACAACACCGAGCGCCCGCATCAGTCGCTGGGAATGCGACCACCGGCGCAGCGGTTCGCATTCGCTACTGGTCCCGAACTCGTGGTCGTGAAGCCCGTTGCGGCGGTCGCGACCAATGGGCAGTGGCGCGCCGCATCCCTGCGTGCGGATCTGCGCAGTGCCGGTGTGCAGCGGTGGGTGGATCAACACGGGGCGATCCGGTTGGCGGGGTTTCGGTATCGGGTGCCCATCGTGTTGGCCGGTGAGCCGGTGCAGGCCGTGGTGGCCGACAACTTGGTGCAGATCTATCACCGCGACGTGCTGGTCGCCTCGCACGCGCAGCGCAAGGCTGCCGACAGCACACCGCGCCCGCCGCGTCAGGGCCGGCGGACGGCTCGGCCGGTGACGAGCGGGATCGTGGTGACCAGGGTCGTCGACAACAACGGAGATGTATCTTTCGCCGGGACCATGTATCGGGCCGGAAGGCCATGGCGCAAAAAGCAAGTCGAGG belongs to Mycobacterium basiliense and includes:
- a CDS encoding lipocalin-like domain-containing protein; this translates as MTAALRDKLVGAWELVSYVEREGPDGPIRYPHGEDAQGLIMYTPDGYMSAQIQSSGRPDYDRPVASGGTPEQAAAAALGYLAYSGRYFVDEATGDIRHEAKLSLIPNYLGRLHLRHSDLDGDRLTLSSELALPDGRTVCSSLVWARAGRVGQVG
- a CDS encoding IS481 family transposase; the protein is MLRELRVSEMRYRAVLEVLDGAVISAVARRYGVSRQTVHTWLRRYARDGAVLNLKDRSSRPHGCPHQMAAAVEARVLVLRDAHPRWGPTRIVYELGREGVAPVPGRSSVYRALVRNGRIDPAKRRRRRGDYKRWERGRPMELWQMDVVGGVHLRDGVEVKVVTGIDDNSRFVVSAKVVARATAQPVCEALLGALARHGVPEQILTDNGKVFTGRFGPGGSSSEVLFDRVCVENGIRHVLTAPRSPTTTGKVERLHKTMRGEFFTDADRVFATIAELQAALDRWVGYYNTERPHQSLGMRPPAQRFAFATGPELVVVKPVAAVATNGQWRAASLRADLRSAGVQRWVDQHGAIRLAGFRYRVPIVLAGEPVQAVVADNLVQIYHRDVLVASHAQRKAADSTPRPPRQGRRTARPVTSGIVVTRVVDNNGDVSFAGTMYRAGRPWRKKQVEVSIVAGSVQISHQSTIVRTHAIRHDRAKQHGAFATPHGRPRKPRQDAPDGPGVKATPLRGRPEGRALTPAP